In Pseudomonadota bacterium, a single genomic region encodes these proteins:
- a CDS encoding ABC transporter substrate-binding protein translates to MTTIRLAYSPDSDDAFMFWALKTGRLNTSGVSFEHRRADTEALNRSAELRRNVDVCAISIHQYAYVAEDFLLLPHGGSVGSGYGPVLVAREGLTLGELRGARIGVPGVRTTAYLVLRLLLPDFEPVVVPISPFSGAFDAVLRGSVRAALIIHEGRLFFQRYGLIALLELGEAWGSLTGLPLPLGGNVIRRSLGGSVIRTVSQVLHSSIAWGLQNRDQVIDEMLASEARGGVPRERAMLERYLAMYANRDTLDYGATGRRAIVELLKRGLAAGILPQCPPVEFAP, encoded by the coding sequence ATGACCACGATTCGCTTGGCCTACAGTCCCGACTCCGATGACGCCTTCATGTTCTGGGCGCTCAAGACGGGCCGTCTGAATACGAGCGGGGTGTCGTTCGAGCACCGGCGGGCCGACACGGAGGCGTTGAACCGTAGTGCCGAGCTGCGAAGGAACGTGGATGTGTGTGCGATCTCCATCCACCAGTACGCCTACGTGGCCGAGGACTTTTTGCTGTTGCCCCACGGCGGCAGCGTCGGTAGCGGCTACGGCCCGGTGCTGGTGGCCCGCGAGGGTCTCACGCTCGGCGAACTGCGCGGCGCCCGAATCGGAGTTCCCGGCGTGCGCACGACCGCCTATCTGGTCCTGCGTTTGCTATTGCCCGACTTCGAGCCGGTCGTCGTACCGATTTCGCCGTTCTCCGGAGCCTTCGATGCGGTGCTGCGGGGCAGCGTGCGCGCTGCCCTGATCATCCATGAAGGTCGGCTGTTTTTTCAGCGGTACGGGTTGATCGCGCTGCTCGAGCTGGGAGAAGCTTGGGGCAGCCTCACCGGTCTGCCGCTGCCTCTCGGTGGCAACGTCATACGCCGCTCGTTGGGCGGCTCCGTGATTCGCACGGTGTCGCAAGTCCTGCACAGCTCGATAGCTTGGGGACTCCAAAACCGGGATCAAGTGATCGACGAAATGCTCGCGAGCGAGGCTCGCGGCGGCGTGCCAAGGGAGCGGGCGATGCTGGAGCGCTACCTCGCGATGTACGCGAACCGGGACACGCTAGACTACGGAGCGACCGGAAGGAGGGCCATAGTGGAGCTCCTGAAACGTGGTCTTGCTGCGGGTATTCTGCCCCAGTGCCCACCAGTAGAGTTCGCACCGTAG